Part of the Microbacterium sp. Clip185 genome is shown below.
GCTACTTCGCCCGCTGCACGCGGGACCGGTTGATGGCGGTGCTCAAGGCCGATGGATTCGGGCACGGCTCCCTTGCGTCCGCGGTGGTCGACGAGGGGGCGACCTGGCTGGGCGTCGCATCGATCGACGAGGCGCTCGTGCTTCGACGAGCTCGGCCCGACGTGCCGATCCTGAGTTGGCTGAATCCCGTCGACGCCGACTTCGACGCGGCTGTGTCGGAGCGCATCGACCTCGGCGTGTCCAGCGCCGACGGCCTGCATGCCATCGTGCAGGCTGCGCGTCACCTCGGCCGCCGGGCCCGCCTGCACCTGCATGTCGACCTGGGTATGAGCCGTGATGGCACCCCCGCATCCGACTGGCGAAGCCTCTGCGAACTCGCCCGGATGGCCGAGCGCGAGGGGCACGTGCGGGTCGTCGGCGTCATGGGGCATATGTCGTGCGCCGATCGTCCAGAGAATCCGCAGAACCTCCGCGAGCGGCTTCTCTTCGGAGCGGCGATCCGCAGCGCTCGGCACAGGGGCCTCGCGCCGGCTGTCACTCATCTGGCCGCCACGGCGGCGACCATCACGGGGGCCGGCGGCGACCACGATCTCCACCGCATCGGAGCAGGCCTGTACGGGATCGATCCCTCGCGGACCTCGAGTGCGCTG
Proteins encoded:
- the alr gene encoding alanine racemase; translation: MSSASRPRADAVRSGAELRVHEDAIRANVRYFARCTRDRLMAVLKADGFGHGSLASAVVDEGATWLGVASIDEALVLRRARPDVPILSWLNPVDADFDAAVSERIDLGVSSADGLHAIVQAARHLGRRARLHLHVDLGMSRDGTPASDWRSLCELARMAEREGHVRVVGVMGHMSCADRPENPQNLRERLLFGAAIRSARHRGLAPAVTHLAATAATITGAGGDHDLHRIGAGLYGIDPSRTSSALRFALSLHAPVISARRVGSGVSVGYGGCFTTDGPTHLALFPLGYADGLPRAASHRAEVLVRGRRRPIVGLISMDMVVVDTGDDLLTPGETATFFGPGEQGEPTVADWATWAQTIEHEIVTRIGARVARVHRRTHIERNPE